A genomic stretch from Xenopus laevis strain J_2021 chromosome 6S, Xenopus_laevis_v10.1, whole genome shotgun sequence includes:
- the cndp2.S gene encoding CNDP dipeptidase 2 b, whose translation MSVLPALFEHIDKNQDLYVKRLAEWVAIPSVSAWPEKRGEIKRMMEVAAKEVERLGGKTELVDIGKQKLPDGTEIPLPPILLGKLGSDPGKKTVCVYGHLDVQPAALEDGWDSEPFVLDERDGKLYGRGSTDDKGPVLAWLNSIEAYQQIKQEIPVNLMFCFEGMEESGSEGLDDLIFARKDTFFKGVDYVCISDNYWLGKNKPCITYGLRGICYFFIEVECSSKDLHSGVYGGSVHEAMTDLIALMGSLVDKNGKILIPGINEAVAPVLKEEKDIYEAIEFDLEDFANDIGAEKLLHESKEKILMHRWRFPSLSLHGIEGAFSAAGAKTVIPRKVIGKFSIRLVPDMNPEDVQKQVEDYLTKKFKELGSPNKFQVTMGHGGKPWVSDFNHPHYVAGRKAMKTVFNVEPDLTREGGSIPVTLTFQEATGKNVMLLPVGSADDGAHSQNEKLNRFNYIQGVKLLGAYLYEVSNLE comes from the exons ATGTCTGTTCTGCCAGCCCTGTTTGAGCACATCGATAAGAACCAGGATCTCTATGTTAAG AGACTGGCAGAATGGGTAGCAATCCCGAGTGTTTCAGCATGGCCAGAGAAAAGAGGGGAAATCAAAAGGATGATGGAGGTAGCTGCGAAGGAGGTTGAGCGTCTTGGTGGTAAAACTGAACTGGTAGACATTGGCAAGCAAAAG CTACCTGATGGCACAGAGATCCCGCTGCCTCCCATTCTCCTTGGCAAACTAGGTTCAGATCCTGGAAAGAAAACCGTATGTGTTTATGGCCATCTGGATGTCCAGCCAGCAGCTCTGGAAGATGGGTGGGACAGCGAGCCCTTTGTTTTGGACGAAAGAGATG GCAAGCTGTATGGAAGAGGCTCTACAGATGACAAAGGCCCTGTACTTGCATGGTTAAACAGCATAGAAGCTTATCAGCAAATTAAGCAG GAAATTCCTGTTAATCTCATGTTCTGCTTTGAAGGAATGGAAGAGTCTGGATCAGAAGGCTTAGATGACCTTATATTTGCACGGAAGGATACCTTTTTCAAGGGTGTGGACTACGTTTGCATTTCAGACAACTACTGGCTAGGCAAAAATAAGCCCTGTATCACTTATGGTCTCCGTGGCATCTGCTACTTTTTTATTGAG gtgGAATGCAGCTCCAAAGATCTTCACTCTGGGGTATATGGAGGCTCTGTGCATGAGGCAATGACTGATCTCATTGCACTAATGG ggagCTTAGTAGATAAAAATGGAAAGATCCTAATTCCTGGTATCAATGAGGCAGTTGCACCTGTGTTGAAGGAAGAGAAAGATATTTATGAAGCAATTGAGTTTGATCTAGAAGACTTTGCAAATGATATTGGAGCTGAGAAACTTCTACACGAATCAAAG GAAAAGATCCTGATGCACAGGTGGCGGTTTCCATCCCTGTCTCTGCATGGCATTGAGGGAGCCTTCTCTGCAGCTGGTGCAAAAACTGTCATCCCCAGAAAAGTAATAGGAAAATTCTCCATAAGGCTGGTGCCTGATATGAACCCAGAAGATGTGCAAAAACAG GTGGAAGACTACTTGACAAAGAAGTTTAAGGAGCTAGGAAGTCCAAACAAGTTCCAAGTAACAATGGGCCATGGAGGAAAGCCCTGGGTATCAGACTTCAATCACCCTCATTATGTTGCTGGCAGAAAAGCAATGAAAACGG TTTTTAATGTTGAACCTGATCTAACACGAGAAGGCGGGAGCATTCCTGTAACACTCACCTTCCAGGAGGCAACCGGCAAGAATGTTATGCTTCTACCTGTAGGCTCTGCAGATGATGGAGCCCACTCTCAAAACGAAAAGCTGAACAG gtTTAATTATATTCAGGGAGTAAAGCTTCTAGGTGCTTACTTGTATGAAGTATCCAACCTGGAGTAA